GAGACTTCCTGCGCGCCCGGCGCTCCGGCCTGCGGCCCGAAGACGTGGGCATGGCGAGCTACGGCCTACGGAGGGTCGCCGGGCTACGCCGCGAGGAAGTCGCGGTGCTGGCCGGAGTGAACGTCGACTACTACACCCGCCTGGAACAAGGCCGCGAACGCCGTCCCTCGCCCCAGGTCCTCGACGCGCTCAGCCGCGCCCTCCACCTCGACACCGACGCCCACGACCACCTCCACCGGCTGGCCGGCACCGCACCGCTCGACCGCCCGGGGCCGCAGCGGAACGGGGTCAGCCCGGCCCTCCGCCAGCTCATGGACGGCTACCCCCACACCCCGGCGTTCGTCCTCAACCGCACCCTGGACATCCTGGCCACCAACGCCCTCGCCGACGCCTTGTACTCGCCCTTCCACCCCGCGGACAATCTCGCCCGCGCGGTCTTCCTCGACCCGGCCGGTCGGGACTTCTACGCCCGCTGGGACCGGGCCGCGCAGGCCACCGTCGCCCACCTCCGTCAGGCGGCCGGCTTTGATCCCGACGACCCCCGGCTGAACGCGCTCATCGACACGCTGACCGAGCACAGCACCACCTTCTCGACGCTGTGGCAGGCCCACACCGTGCGTGGCAAGACCCGGGACGCCAAAACCCTCAACCACCCCGACGTCGGTCCGCTCACCCTCACGTACCAAGCCTTCGACGTCCGCGACGCCCCCGGCCAGCAACTCGTCATCTACCACGCCGAACCCGGCAGCCCCAGCGCCCAGGCGCTGGCCCTGCTCGGCGCCCTCGACGCCACCACGCGGCAGACCGCGGGGGACCCGCACCCGTAGCACGCACGGCGTCGCCGGGGGCGGCATCGCTCGCCCTGCCCGGTCAGTCGTCTCACCAGGGGACGGTCTCTCCCAGATAGTCGAGGTAGCGGAGGCCCCGGCGGCCGCGTTGCGCGTCAACGGCCGTGACGAGGCGGGGGATGCTCTCCTCGATGGTGAGACGGGCGTTGGGGCCGCCCATGTCGGTCTTGACCCAGCCGGGCGCCGTCACGAGCAGCGTGCGGGGATCGTCGCGGTGACGGGCCGCGTAACTGCGCATCAGCTGGTTGAGGGCGGATTTGCTGGCCCGGTAGATCTCGAAGCCGCCGCGTTCGTTGTTGGCGACGCTGCCCAGGCCGGAGGACATGATCGCCATGGTGCCGTCCGGCGTGACGAGTTCGGCGAGCGTTTCGATGACCCGCATGGGGCTCAGCGCATTGGTGAGCATCAGGCGGGTGAACTCGTCGGTCGTGACGTCTGCAGGGGTCTCCTCCGGATGGTTGGCCACGCCCGCGTTGACGAAGAGCAGATCGAACCTGCGGGCGCCGAGCCGCTCTCGGAGAGCGTGGATCTGCTCCGGCGCGTTGATGTCCACGTGCTCGATCTCCAGCCGCCCACCGGCAGTTGGCTGAAGGTCGTGCAACGCGGTCCGACCGGGGCCGCGGACGGTCCCCACCACATGGGATCCGCGGTCCAGGTACTCAGCGGCGATCGCACGGCCCAGGCCACGGGACGCACCGATGAGAAGCACGGTCGCGTGCTGCGAAATCACGTTCATGACTGCTCCAGGAGTCGCGCGGTCTCTGCGTCCGGTCCGGGCGCGGACGGTTCGAGGCGGTAGAGCGCCCGGGCGTTGGCATACGCGACCTTGTGCCGGTCCTCGCGGTCGGGGAGCGTCCCGAGGAAGTCGGTGAGAGCCGCGGCGTCCAGCCGGTGGAAGGGATAGTCGCCCGAGAGCAGGATCCGGTCGATGGTCGTGAAGTCCAACGCGTGCCGCAGCAAGCGGGGGGTCAGCATGCCGCTGGTCGCGATGTGGACGTTGGTCCGAAAGTACTCAGCGACCCGACGGTCCAGGCCGGTCGCGACGTTCGAGAGGCTGTCGACCCGGTCGAGGGCGAACAACAGCATCTCGCCCCAGTGCCCCAGCACGATCTGCAGGTCCGGGTGTCGGTCGAACGTGCCGCGCAGGATCAGGCGAAGTGCCGCGAGCCCCGCCTCGATGTGCCATCCCCAGCCGAAGGTGGCGAGCGCGAGCTCGACGGTCGGGTCGAACCCGCGGTAGGAGGCGTCCCTGACCGCGTTCGGCGGGATCTGGGGATGGATGAACACCGGCCGCCCCAGAGCGGCGGCGGTGGCGAGCAGCTCGTCGTAGGCGGGATCGTCCAACGGCCGGTCGCCGCTGCGACCGTAGGACATGATCCCGACATGAGCGGGCGAGTCCGCGATCCGCTGAAGCTCCGTCACGGCCGCGTCCGGATCCGACATCGGCAGCGTCGTCATCGCCCGCAGACGCGTCGGATGGCGCCCCACGGCCTCGCTCGCCAGGTCATTCGCCTCGCGGCTCAGCGCAACGGCTTCACGGGCCGGGAGCCCGTGGGTCCCCGGCGGGGCGATCGAGAGGATCTGCAGGTCGATGCCGGCCGCGTCCATCGCCGTGATCCGTTGCTCGCCGATGTCGAGCAGACGGCCGGGGATGTCCCCCCGGTCGTTCAACGCCACGCTCTCGTCGCGCGACCGCATCGGCTGTGCTCGCAAGGCCCGGTCGATCCCCGGGGTGGTCCAGTGCTCCTCGATGGTGATGACTCTCATCAGGCTCCTTCGGCGCATGTCGTCGTACCTGTGCAAGCGTCGGCCACGCGCGGTGCGCAACGACCCGGAAACGGCGCCTTCTGTAGCGTTGCCGCCATGTCGAGTCCAGAGATCGATCATTCCGTCATTCTTGAGCCGCATGATGTGCGAATCCTTCGTGCCCTTCAGATTGATCCGAGGGTCGGATTCGCGACCGTGGCGACGGTCCTCGGGCTCTCCGAGCTGACCGTCGCCCGCCGCTACCGCCGTATGCGGCGGGCCGGGGTCCTCCGGGTGATCGGGGTGGTCGACCCGGGAGCCCTCGGGCAGAGCCGGTGGATGGCGCGCCTGCGCTGCCGCCCCGGCAGCGCCCCGGCCATGGCCGAAGCACTCGCGCAACGCGACGACATCAGCTGGGTCGCGCTGTGCGCCGCCGGCTCCGAGGTCACCTGCGCCGTGCGCTCACGGTCACCGGAGCAGCGCGACGACCTGCTCGGCCGTCGGCTCCCTCGTGCTGCCGCCGTACTCGACCTCCAGGCGTCGGTGATGCTCCGCCAGTTCGTCGGCGGACGCGGACACTACTGGGCCGCACTCACCGGAACCCTGACCCCCGAGCAGGAGGCCGCCCTCGGGACCGGCGACGGGCCGTTCCCCGAACGGCCGGTCGTGCGGAACGAGCCGGTGCAACTCGCCGACCAGGACGAGAAGTTGCTCGCGGCCCTCGCCACCGACGGACGGGCCAGTCTCGTCGACCTCGCCGCCGCGGCCGACCTCACGCCGGGCCGGGCTTCACGACGTCTGCACACTCTGCTCTCCGGCGGAGTGGTCCACATCGACGTGGAGATCGCACCGATGGCCCTGGGGTACCGGGCCCGGGCGAACCTGTGGATGCGGGTCCATCCAGGCAGCATCAAAGCCGTTGGACGCGCGATGGCGCGGATGCCCGAAGTGGGGTTCGCCGCCGCGCTGTCCGGGCCGAACAACCTGCACGCCGTCGTCCACTGCCGCGACCTCGACGAACTCTTCGAGTTCACCTCCGACCGCGTCGGAACCCTCCCCGGCGTCGAGGCCATGGAAGTCAGCCCCGTCTTCCGCCAGATCAAGCAGGCCGGAACCCGCGTGGACGGCGACCGCCTGACCGATCCGCCGAGCGACCGCAGCCGCTAGGCAGTTTTGTTCGGATCAGCTGGTCGTGGGTCCTGGTGTGTCGTCAACAGATGTGCAGTGGGCGCGGGTTGAGCCGTTGCACGGCCCCGGCGTCGACACGGTCCACTTCGAAATCCCCATGCCGCAGCCGGGCCGGCGCGGTGGCCGCGAGGGATACCACCGCGCATTCATCGATTGCCGGAAGCGGATAGCCGCCTCCCGATACGGATAGGGCGGAGCCGCGGCGGCTTCTAGGGTTCCGGTGAATTCGGTGCTCAGGAGGCGTAGATGAAGAGCTGCAGCGGCGCGCGGACGGCCGTGATCGTGGGCGCGGGTGTCGCCGGTCTGACGGCGGCGTCGGCCCTGGCGCGCAGGGGGTGGCGCGTCGAGATCGCCGAGGCCGCCCCGGCGACGGCGACGTCGGGGTGGGGGCTGTGCCTGACCGGCCCCGCGCTGCGCGCGCTGGACGAGTTGGGACTCGCGGACAGGTGTCTGGCCGAGGGCTACGGGATGGCCGGCATCACACATGTGGACGTGAACGGCGAGTCCGCGGACCGGGTCCAGTTGCCGCGTCTGATCGGCGCGGAGCGGCCGGCGATGGTCGGCATGGCGCGCCCCGTACTGCACCGGATCCTGCGGGAGGCGGCCGAGCGGAGTGGGGTGGTGGTGCACTACGGGATGACGGTCGCGGCGGTGGACCAGGAGCAGGAGTTGGTCCGTGTGCGGTTCTCGGACGGGACGGTCCGGCAGTTCGCGCTGCTGGTGGGCGCGGATGGCATCCGCTCGTCGGTCCGGGCCCTGCTGGGCTTGGCGACCTCGCTCGACTACCACGGGCAGATGGTCTGGCGGGCCCTGGTGCCGCGCCCGCCGTGGGCCACGCGTATCCATCAGTTCGCCGGCGAAGTCAACACAGCTGGACTCATCCCCATCTCGGGCAGCCAGGCGTACGTGTTCCTCACGGAGAACGGAGTAGGACACAGCGTCCTACCCGATGCCGAACTCGCCCCGCGTCTGCGGCAGCTCCTGGGGGCCTTCCCGGGGCGGGTGAAGGAGATCTGCCCTCTGGTGTCCGCGTCGGAGTCGGTGGTACGCCGCCCGGTCCGGACGGCGTTGTTGGCGGGTGCCTGGAACCGCGGAAACGGCGTCGTCATCGGTGACGCCGCGCATGCGCCGGCACCGCAGACGGCCAGCGGCGCGGCCCTGGCGATCGAGGACGGGCTCGTGCTGGCCCACGAACTCGCGCGTCATGAGTCGGTCGGCGCGGGGCTTGAGTCGTTCGTCAACCGGCGTGCACGGCGATGCCGCACGCTCGTTCAGACCTCGGTGGCGATCGTCGGCCTGGAGCAGGCACAGCGTCACGACAAGGCGTACCCGCTGGTCAACGCATGTCACCAGCAGATGGCCGAGCCCGCGTAACCCTCCATCCGATGCCCACCCGATGCCCACTGTCATCGACCGGCTGACCGAACACCTCAGCCGATCCACCCCGTACGAGGAGTGACCGATGAGCGACACAAGCTTGATCACCCACCTGCGGCATATCGATGTCACCATGCCGAGCTTCGCCGAACAGCGCCAGTTCTACACCGAGTTATGGGGTCTGACGGAGACCGCCGGTGACACGGGGGTCTCGTTCCTGGCGGCCGAAGGCTCCCCGGAGCAGTACGTGGTGCGGCTGCGCGAGGACCAGCAGAAGCGCACCGACCTCATCGCCTTCGGTGCCGCCCACCCCGCGGATGTCGACGCCCTGGCCGCGCAGTTGATCGCGCAGGGTGTGAAGCTGGTGCGGGAACCGCAGATGCTGGACACTCCCGGAGGCGGCTATGCGGTCCGCTTCTTCGACAACGAGGGCCGTGTGGTGGAGGTCTCCGCCGACGTCACCCCACGCCGGCACCGCACGATCGAGGCACGGGAGTCCATACCCGTGCGGCTGTCGCATGTGCTGATGAACTCGCCCACACCCGAAGCCACGGTGGCCTGGTACATCAAGCATCTCGGCTTCCGGCTCTCGGACACCCTGTGCATCGGCAGCCGCGGCGAGATGATGTGGTTCCTGCGCTGCAACACCTATCACCACAGCTTCGGCATCGTCCGCGGCCCGCATGCAGCCTTCCATCACGCGTCCTTCGAGATGCGCGGGGTGGACGAGTTCCTGCGCGGCACGGGCCGGATGCAGCGGCTGGGCATCGAGCGCCTGTGGGGTCCGGGCCGGCACCGCGCCGGTGACAACTCCTTCAGCTACTACCTCGACCGGGCGGGCAACACCGTCGAGTACACCACCGAGCTCGAAGTCGTGGACGAGGACACCTGGCATCCACACCTCTTCGACCTGACGGATCCGGCCAACGCCGACCAGTGGGGCACGGCCAACGAGATGAACGAATACATTGCCGCCAAGTCCCACAATGACGTCGACCCCGGGCTGTTCGTCGCCCCGCCGATCTGAGCGTCCTCGGACCGAGGTGGCCAACGTCCGGCCGCAAAAGGAGTTCCCACCATGACGCCGTCGTCCACGGGTGAAGCTGTGACCACTCCTCTGCACACGTTCCGCATCACCAAATCTCGGAACCCGGTCGATCTGCTCAACGCTGCCACCCGGCTGTTCGGCGGCTCGATCACCACCTCTCCGCTGGACGGCCTGGCCGGCGGAGAGCACGAACTGCGCGGCGTCGCCGCCTCCGACTTCGCGGTCGGCTACTTCGCCTCGCCACTCGACGTCCGCGTCGCTTCGGCGTCCGGCCGCCGCCGCTCCTACTTCGTCAACATAGGTGTTTCCGGCGCCATCGCGGCGACCTGCGGCAGCCTGCACGCGACCCTCGACGAGGCCACCGCAGGAGTCGTCAACCCCGGAGACACTCAGGAGCTGCGCCCCGCCCGCAGCCGGACGCGTTTTCTGGGCCTGCGGATCGATGCCGCCCTCGTCGACCAGGAGTTCGCCGCGCTCACCGGGCAACTGCCGACATCCACCGTACGCTTCGACTTCGCCCTGGACCTGGCCAAACCCAAGGGCCGGGCGGTGCGGCTGCTGGTGCATTCCCTCGTGGAGCAGCTGGACTCAGGAGACCCCTTGTTCCAGCGTGCGGAGCTGCCGCGCAGCCAGCTGCGGTGCATTGCCACCGCCCTGCTGCTGGCCCAGCCCCATACGCATACCGGCGAGCTTCGCGACGGCCCGCAACCCAGTCACCCGCGCTCGTTACGCGCGGCTCTCTCCTTCATCGAAACGAACCTCTCGGAACGCCTCACCCTCAGCGGCATTGCCGCCGCCGCAGACTGCAGCCCACGGACCGTCAGCTCCGCGTTCCGCGCCCGACTCGGACTGTCTCCCCTCACCTACGTGCGCAATCTGCGACTGGACCGGATCCGCGAGGACGTCCTCACCTCCACCGATCACGTCAGCACCATCGCGTATCGGTGGGGCGTCTCCCACCTGGGCCGCTTCGCCGCCGAATACCGCGACCGCTTCGACGAACTGCCCTCCGAAACGGCGGCCCGCCGGTAGCAAACCGCCCCTGGAACTGGTGGTGGTCAGGGTTCCGCGCCGAGGCGTGACGCCGGCCGTTCAGTCGAGGACCGCAGCAGCTTCGATCTCGACCACGTGCTCGGGGACGTCCAGTGCCGCTACGCCCAGCAGCGTGGCCGGCGGGACGGGTGTGGTTCCCAGCCTGTCGGCGGCCCGGGTGACCCCTTCCAGGAGTAGGGGCATCGTGGCCGGAACGGCCTGCCGGCCGGTCCTACGCCTCGGGGGAGTCCTGGACGGAGGCCGTCGCGTCGGCGGTCTTCGTGCGCGCCCCGGCCACCCGCAGCGTCACGGCAGCCGCGACTCCGGCCAGCAGGCCCCAGGTCAGGGCCGCCGGGACGCCGCCGCCGAGCTCCGCGGACAGATGCAGCAGCCCCCAGCGCAGGCCCGTACCGTCCGTCGCGATCCGCAGCAGCTGGCTCGCCAGCAGGCCGAGCACGGTCGCGCACACCGCGCCGACCGCCATCGCCGGGACGGTGGCTCGGGTGAGCAGTCCGGGCAGCCGGCTCAGCATCCACCACACCACGGCGAGCAGCAGCACGTCGGGGGCGCGGGACAGGAGCCAGTCGCCGAGCGGTGTGCCCGCCGGGTCCGTCCAGGCACCGAGCAGCAGCCACTGGCGCAGGAGATCACCCGGTTCGGAGATCAGCCCGACCCTCGGGGAGATCTGCTGGAGCGCGGCGGCCACCGGCTGGTACGAGAGGACCACCAGGGACAGGGCGATCACCACGGTCCCGACGGTGGCGGCCAGGCGGGCGGCGCGCACCGGGACGACCTGCTGCGGCAGCGGACCGGTCCCGTCGGCGGTGATCCGGGCTGCGAGCACGGTCCCCACGGCCGCGACCAGCGCGGTCACCACCAGGATCTGCTGCCCGGAGGAGATCGCGCCCGACAGCCGGGGCAGGAAGCGGAAACTGCCGTTCCCCCCAGAGGCAATCAGCCACGGCGCGGAGACGGTCGCCGCCAGCATCCCGGCCACCAGACCCCACGCCCACACCGCGAGCAGGGCGGCGGTCCGCCGGCCGGGCACCGGGGGAAGTCGGCGGACCAGGAAGATCGCCCCGAGCACGAAGAAGACGAAGACCGCGCCGAACCGGACCTGCAGCGCGGTGGTGTACAGCGCGAGGTAGCGGGTGCCGTCGACCCAGCCCGGGCTACCGACCCCGTCGGACGTACCGGTGCCGGGCTGAGTGGACGACGGGGGGTCGTACGACCAGGGAGTGAGCCAGTGTTCGAGATCGGCGGCGGCCTGGCCGCCGATCATGTTGGTGGCACCCGGCAGGTGCAGCGCGTGCGCGCTCGCCCCCATCCACCACAGAAGTGCCGTGAGCAGCACCCCTCCGACCAGAGCCGGTATCGCCGCGCGCCGGTTCGTCATGTGTCCCCCGTCTTGTCACGCATCCCGTGAATCCCCCAAGTAGTGGAGTTTACGGGGACATTTATCACGCGTGGATCACGGTCCTGCGCCGATCACGGTCGTCCGCGCGCTCTCCCTACGCGTCGGCGACGGCCCCGCCGCCGCCCCTCGACCGCGTGATCGGCTCGCGCATCACCGGGGGATCTTTCGTCCCGCCTCGGTAAGAGTGAGTGTCAGGCAGCCGAACCATTCGCCGGATTCCGGGTACTCCCAGTTCGTGGCTTCCGAAAGCAGCACGGCCAGGTCCCGCTGGGGGAGGGGAGGGCCGGGTTGGAATCCCGCGGCCCCGTCAGGCGCAGTCCAGGGAATGACCCGGGAGACCTGAATCCATCCTTTGTCGATCAGCGTCCGCAGAATCGGTATGAGAGCCGAGGCGGGCCCGGACGTCAAGGGCTCGTCCAGGTCGCCTCGGACGCCGGGCAGGATATCGATCTCGGAGGCGTTGATCATGAACGCGCGCTCCGCGGAGGAAAGCTCGTCTGTCGCGGGATAACTCACCCGGAGAGCATCGCACCCTCACCTGACCGGCGTAGAGAAGGGGTTGCCCGTCATCGCGGCGGCGGTCAGAGGGATCCCAAATCGGCGGACACCCAATGTTCCGGCTGCAGGTAAATGACGACGTGCTCACCGAGCTGGGTGCGGTCGTATTCCACGAATTCCGCGACCTTGTCCTGAGGGAGGTACCGCGCGGTCAGCTCCCAGGACCGTTCGCGGCTGTCTGATTCCGTCCTGGTGACCGGCCCCTCCACCGAGACGTAGCGCACCGTCGGTTCGGTCCGCTGCACCATCAGGCTGAAGCGCCCTGCAGACCGAATGGCCCGGGCCTTCCGGGAATCAGGCCCGGTACGCACCCACAGTTCGCCGCCCGGCGTGTACTGATACCAAATGGGGACGGTCAGTGGTGCGCGGTCCGGCCGTTCGACCACGGACAGCGCACCGATATGAGGTTCCGCCAGAAACAGCTCTCGTTCTCGTGTCGACAGGGTCATATCGCCGACCATAGCCCGACCGACGGCTTTCCGACGGGGATACCTGAGGGGGTGTCCCGACCTCGGCTGCGACGGATGGCGCCTCGGTGGGGGAGTGGAGTTCAGGCCGGTGCGGACAGGGCCGTGCGGTAGTCGGAGAGGGCTGCCGCGGTGTCGGCGAGGGGGAAGCGGGCGCCGAGCTGCCCGTCCGGGCGGATGAGGAGTCCGGTCGGGCCGTCGGGGCGGTAGAGCCGGGCGAACTCCCCTTTGGTGTCGCGGTATCCGGGGACAGGAAGGAGGTCGGGGGCGCACGGAGTGGCGTCCCGGGCGAGGACGGCAACGGTCTGCAGGCCGTCTTCCCGAACGGGGGCGTCGGGGGTGCCGAGGGCGCTTCCGTCGGCCACAGGCGACTGCTCGGCGGCTCGGGTGGCCGCTTCGGCGGCCTTGGCGAGGGCGGCCGGGTCGGCCGCGTACATCAGCAGCACGTGTCCTGTGTGGCCGCGCAGGATGTCGAGCAGCCGCAAGGGGTAGGTGGCCACGGGGGTGGTCAGACCGGCGCAGTCCGGGGCCCGGTCGCCGGGCTGGGGCGCGTCGGCCGGCCCGCTGGGCTTGTCGGCGAGCGGGCCGCCCCGGTAGCTGACGAGCAGTTGGGCTTCGTGCAGCATCAGGGTCCGCGGGTCGTCAGGGTCGGCTTCGATGCCGTCGGTGGCGTGGCGGACGGTCCGGCCGACGACCTCCTCACCTACGGGGCGGCGCTCGGCGTCGTAGCTGGCGAGGAGGGCGGGTCCGGCCTCCCCGCGGACGACGAGAGCGAGTTTCCAGGCCAGGTTGCAGGCATCCTGGATGCCGGTGTTCATGCCCTGCGCACCCGTGGGCGGGTGGATGTGGGCGGCGTCGCCCGCGACGAACACCCGGCCGTCGGCGTAGCGGTCGACGATCCGGTGGCTGATGCGGAAGACGGACGACCAGCGCATCCGCGACAGGACGGCTGCCTTGGGGGCGAGGCGATCCACGACCGCCTGCAGGTGGGACAGTTCAGGGGCGCGACCGCTCTCCGGACCGTGCGGCACGGACTCGCCCCGCGCGGGCCCGCCCTCCGCCGTCCGCGGGGAGAGTTCGGGTGGCACCAGCGTCGACATGCGGTAGCGGCCCGCTCCGGGCAGCGGGATGCAGACCAGCAGGTCGTCGGTGGCGCCGTCGTCGGTGCGGTGGAGGGACCGCAGGCCGTATCCGTGCGGCAGATCCCAGTCGGCTTCGACGTCGGCCAGCAGGTACTCCTCGGCGAAGGCCCCGCCCTCGAAGGCGAGTCCGAGCCCCTTGCGGACGGTGCTGTGCGCTCCGTCGCAGCCGATCAGATAGCGGGCCCGGACCTCCTCCTCGCTGTCGGAGGCGGTACGCAGCCGGGCGGTGACCCCGTCCTCGTCCTGCGCGAACGACAGCAGCTCGGTGCCACGCTCGATGACCGTCCCCAGGCCGGCGAGATACGCCTCAAGGATGCGCTCGGTCTCGTACTGCGGTAGCGCGGCGAATCCGTACGGCACCTCGGGCGGCAGGGTGAGGTCGATCCGCGCCTGCTCCCGGCCGTTGACGTAGATCAGTTGGCCGCGCATCGCGAGGGCGGCTTCCAGGACGGTGCGGGCCAGGCCCATCCGGTCCCAGAGCTCAAGGGTGCGCGGCTGGATGCCGACCGCCTTGGCGTACGGCAGGCGGGCCGGCAGTCGGTCGACGAGACGGCAGCACACCCCGTTGCGACGCAGCTCCGCGGCGGCGCTCAGCCCGACCGGCCCGGCGCCCGCGATCAGTACGTCGGTGGTATGGGTGTGCGCCACGCGGACCTCCCGCTGCCTGCTGCCCCTTGCCGGTCCGTACTCCGGTACTCCATCGTGCCCCGGTGCCGCGCGAGCGGCGAGCCGGCCATCGAGCGGCGAGCCGGGCACGCGGCCGTGGGCCGCGCCGGCCGGTCGGTGTGGCGGCTGCCCGGTCGGTGGCATCCGGGCCGGCCGCTCCGGCACCGTCGTGCGGAGCCCGGCTCACTTCATGTCGTACGGCCTGCGTCGGGAGACGCGAGGGCTTCGGTGAGTTTTTCGAGGCGCAGGGCGAACGTGCCGGCCTCGCCCGGAGGCCAGGTGGCCATCTCCTCGGCCAGGAAGGACTCCATCGCGCCGCGCAGTTCCCGGACGGTCCGCTCACCGTCCGCGGTGAGCGCCAGACGGGTGGCGCGGGCGTCGGACGGGTCGGGGCCACGGGCGATCAGCCCGGCCTCCTGCAACCGCGTGGCGTAGCGGGTGGTGACGGTGCGGTCCATGCCGATCGCCTCGGCGAGCCTGGTGGCGGTGGCGGGCCCGACGCGGTCGAGGCCGGACAGCACCGGGTAGGTGGTGGCGTCGACGCCCTCCACCCCTGAGGTCAGCCGGCCGTGGAGCCCGGCGCGGGTGGCCCGCAGGGTCAGGGCGCCGAGGGCTGCGGCCACCCGGGCGGCGGACGTCTGGTCGGTGGTGTCAGTGGTTGGCTCGCTCACCCTTCGATGATACGTGCAAAAGGCACGGAGTCCTGCTAGCGTTGCATGCGTGCAGAAAGCACGTGCATCACACACACAAGGGGTTCTCATGTCGCATGCGCAGCAGCCGGTGGTACGGCCCGAAGACGTCCTGCCCGCCGGGATCGACTCGACCGCGATCAACGGGCGTACCGTCCGCAAGGGTTCGGTGGCCGCGTTCGTCGCCAACGCCGTACGCCTCGACGACCTCACCGAGGGCACCGCCGAATACGCGGCCCTTCTGGCGCAGTTGCGGGAACTTGCCCCCGCCCTGCGCACGATCGGGCTTCTCGACGTCTTCGAGCCCCGCTCGCCCGTAGTGGGCCGGATCCTCGCGGACGCCGCGTAGTGGCGAGGGGGTCGGGTTCCTGACCCCTGACCGGCTCCGTCCGACCGTCGGCCCGGGAAACGGCGAAGGCCGGCCCGACGCTGTGGGCGTCGAGCCGGCCTTGCCGGTGGTGCGGTCCTCGGGGTGCCGAGCCGTCCGGTCGGCGGACCGGTCAGTCCGTGCCGGACTCCATCGCGGCGCGGTCCAGCATCTCGTCCTCGCTGGAGATTTCGCCGCGGGAGGCGATGGCCTCGGCGCCGCCCTCGGGCATGGTGCCGATCAGCCCGGTCGCGGCCGCCTGGGCGGCTCCGATGGCGGGGTTGGCGGTGCCGATCATGCCGAGCCCGGCGTACTGCTCCAGCTTGGCGCGCGAGTCGGCGATGTCCAGGTTGCGCATGGTGAGTTGGCCGATCCGGTCCACCGGGCCGAAGGCCGAGTCCTCGGTGCGCTCCATGGACAGCTTGTCCGGGTGGTAGCTGAACGCCGGCCCGGTGGTGTCGAGGATCGAGTAGTCCTCGCCGCGCCGCAGCCGCAACGTCACCTCGCCGGTGACGGCCGCGCCGACCCAGCGCTGCAGCGACTCACGCACCATCAGCGCCTGCGGGTCCAGCCAGCGGCCCTCGTACATCAGCCGGCCCAGGCGCCGGCCTTCGTTGTGGTACTGGGCGAGGGTGTCCTCGTTGTGGATCGCGTTGACCAGGCGCTCGTACGCGGCGTGCAGCAGCGCCATGCCGGGCGCCTCGTAGATGCCGCGGCTCTTGGCCTCGATGATGCGGTTCTCGATCTGGTCCGACATGCCCATGCCGTGCCGGCCGCCGATGTCGTTCGCCTCCATCACCAGGTCGACGGGGGACGCGAACTCCTTGCCGTTGATCGTTACCGGGCGGCCCTGGTCGAAGCCGATCGTCACGTCCTCGGCGGCGATCTCGACCGACGGATCCCAGAACCGCACGCCCATGATGGGGTCCACGGTCTCCACGCCGGTGTCGAGGTGCTCCAGGGTCTTCGCCTCGTGGGTGGCACCCCAGATGTTGGCGTCGGTGGAGTACGCCTTCTCGGTGCTGTCGCGGTAGGGCAGGTCGTGGGCGAGCAGCCACTCCGACATCTCCTTGCGGCCGCCGAGCTCGGTCACGAAGTCCGCGTCCAGCCAG
The sequence above is a segment of the Streptomyces lydicus genome. Coding sequences within it:
- a CDS encoding helix-turn-helix transcriptional regulator, whose product is MTTPLHTFRITKSRNPVDLLNAATRLFGGSITTSPLDGLAGGEHELRGVAASDFAVGYFASPLDVRVASASGRRRSYFVNIGVSGAIAATCGSLHATLDEATAGVVNPGDTQELRPARSRTRFLGLRIDAALVDQEFAALTGQLPTSTVRFDFALDLAKPKGRAVRLLVHSLVEQLDSGDPLFQRAELPRSQLRCIATALLLAQPHTHTGELRDGPQPSHPRSLRAALSFIETNLSERLTLSGIAAAADCSPRTVSSAFRARLGLSPLTYVRNLRLDRIREDVLTSTDHVSTIAYRWGVSHLGRFAAEYRDRFDELPSETAARR
- a CDS encoding MarR family winged helix-turn-helix transcriptional regulator — protein: MSEPTTDTTDQTSAARVAAALGALTLRATRAGLHGRLTSGVEGVDATTYPVLSGLDRVGPATATRLAEAIGMDRTVTTRYATRLQEAGLIARGPDPSDARATRLALTADGERTVRELRGAMESFLAEEMATWPPGEAGTFALRLEKLTEALASPDAGRTT
- a CDS encoding pyridoxamine 5'-phosphate oxidase family protein: MTLSTRERELFLAEPHIGALSVVERPDRAPLTVPIWYQYTPGGELWVRTGPDSRKARAIRSAGRFSLMVQRTEPTVRYVSVEGPVTRTESDSRERSWELTARYLPQDKVAEFVEYDRTQLGEHVVIYLQPEHWVSADLGSL
- the argG gene encoding argininosuccinate synthase; translated protein: MSKVLTSLPVGERVGIAFSGGLDTSVAVAWMRDKGAVPCTYTADIGQYDEPDIASVPGRAQTYGAEIARLVDCRAALVEEGLAALTCGAFHIRSGGRAYFNTTPLGRAVTGTLLVRAMLEDNVQIWGDGSTYKGNDIERFYRYGLLANPNLRIYKPWLDADFVTELGGRKEMSEWLLAHDLPYRDSTEKAYSTDANIWGATHEAKTLEHLDTGVETVDPIMGVRFWDPSVEIAAEDVTIGFDQGRPVTINGKEFASPVDLVMEANDIGGRHGMGMSDQIENRIIEAKSRGIYEAPGMALLHAAYERLVNAIHNEDTLAQYHNEGRRLGRLMYEGRWLDPQALMVRESLQRWVGAAVTGEVTLRLRRGEDYSILDTTGPAFSYHPDKLSMERTEDSAFGPVDRIGQLTMRNLDIADSRAKLEQYAGLGMIGTANPAIGAAQAAATGLIGTMPEGGAEAIASRGEISSEDEMLDRAAMESGTD
- a CDS encoding FAD-dependent monooxygenase, whose product is MAHTHTTDVLIAGAGPVGLSAAAELRRNGVCCRLVDRLPARLPYAKAVGIQPRTLELWDRMGLARTVLEAALAMRGQLIYVNGREQARIDLTLPPEVPYGFAALPQYETERILEAYLAGLGTVIERGTELLSFAQDEDGVTARLRTASDSEEEVRARYLIGCDGAHSTVRKGLGLAFEGGAFAEEYLLADVEADWDLPHGYGLRSLHRTDDGATDDLLVCIPLPGAGRYRMSTLVPPELSPRTAEGGPARGESVPHGPESGRAPELSHLQAVVDRLAPKAAVLSRMRWSSVFRISHRIVDRYADGRVFVAGDAAHIHPPTGAQGMNTGIQDACNLAWKLALVVRGEAGPALLASYDAERRPVGEEVVGRTVRHATDGIEADPDDPRTLMLHEAQLLVSYRGGPLADKPSGPADAPQPGDRAPDCAGLTTPVATYPLRLLDILRGHTGHVLLMYAADPAALAKAAEAATRAAEQSPVADGSALGTPDAPVREDGLQTVAVLARDATPCAPDLLPVPGYRDTKGEFARLYRPDGPTGLLIRPDGQLGARFPLADTAAALSDYRTALSAPA